One Planktothrix sp. FACHB-1365 genomic window carries:
- a CDS encoding response regulator — protein sequence MHNQLILIVDDNPTNLKILSQTLTSAGFQLAIATNGEEALEEVMEELPELILLDVKMPKIDGFETCRRLKANPKAQDIPIIFMTALSDTIDKVKGLSLGAVDYITKPFDEQDVLARVRVHLRLRAAQKQIIAQEKLASLGTITAGVAHELRNPLNFVINYAQSSIDSLNELFLNIQENPQLEPQNILNQLQEVIRDSQAIYEHGERAGRIIESMMQLARSEPGEYQCINLNDLLPQALKLAYHSFRSKHLQFLMTIHTQFDSNLEPIEAIVSDLHRAFINIIDNSCYALYLKFLEERNQNTHFSPTLSLTTKNQESYIEIKIHDNGIGIQPDTIANVFTPFFTTKPPGQGMGLGLSLTHDIIVLQHGGSIQLDTKWKQYTEFTLTLPKIQQEN from the coding sequence ATGCACAATCAACTCATTTTAATTGTTGATGATAATCCCACCAATTTAAAAATTCTGTCACAAACTTTAACCAGTGCAGGCTTTCAATTGGCGATCGCAACCAATGGAGAAGAAGCCTTAGAGGAGGTCATGGAGGAATTACCAGAACTGATTTTACTCGATGTAAAAATGCCTAAAATTGATGGATTTGAAACCTGCCGTCGTCTGAAAGCAAACCCAAAAGCTCAGGATATTCCGATTATTTTTATGACAGCATTATCCGACACCATTGATAAAGTTAAGGGTCTTTCTTTAGGGGCTGTGGATTATATTACCAAGCCCTTTGATGAACAAGATGTTTTAGCAAGGGTTCGAGTGCATTTACGATTAAGAGCCGCCCAAAAACAAATTATTGCTCAAGAAAAATTAGCGTCTTTAGGAACAATTACCGCAGGGGTTGCCCATGAACTTCGTAATCCTTTAAATTTTGTAATTAATTATGCTCAATCTTCTATTGATAGCTTAAATGAATTATTCTTAAATATCCAGGAAAATCCTCAGCTAGAACCCCAAAACATTCTCAATCAGTTGCAAGAGGTAATCAGGGATTCTCAAGCTATTTATGAACATGGAGAACGGGCTGGCCGAATTATTGAAAGTATGATGCAGTTGGCTCGTTCTGAACCGGGAGAATATCAATGTATTAATCTCAATGATCTTTTACCTCAAGCCCTTAAATTAGCTTATCATAGTTTTAGATCCAAACATCTACAGTTTTTAATGACAATTCATACACAATTTGATTCCAATTTAGAACCCATAGAAGCAATTGTATCGGATTTACATCGAGCTTTTATTAATATAATTGATAATAGCTGTTACGCCCTTTATTTAAAATTCCTAGAAGAGCGGAATCAAAACACTCATTTTAGCCCCACTTTATCCTTAACAACAAAGAATCAAGAATCTTATATTGAAATTAAAATTCATGATAATGGAATTGGGATTCAACCTGACACGATTGCTAATGTTTTTACCCCTTTTTTTACAACCAAACCCCCCGGACAAGGCATGGGGCTAGGCTTATCTTTAACCCATGATATTATTGTTTTACAGCATGGAGGAAGCATTCAACTTGATACAAAATGGAAACAATATACTGAGTTTACCTTAACTTTACCTAAAATTCAGCAGGAGAATTAA
- a CDS encoding bifunctional diguanylate cyclase/phosphodiesterase, which translates to MPQTPAYILVIDDEPELQRLIERRLKHQIEIGEFQFLFTTSGIDALDILRSTPHISMVLTDLNMPGMDGWALLEQIPKIDPLLKAVVVSAYGDIQNIRTAMNRGAFDFLTKPINFQDLILTIRKTIDIVTKSRLQKEQLEAAVENLQYLALYDKLTGLPNQNHVLECIRVAIDQQLDFAVFYLALDRFKVIRYGYGKTLAEEFLIQEVERIKSCLETADVLARIWKDEFVLFLPGIKSEMIALEKANQIHKALKLSLGGHRIIASGNTSIGIALSSFPSEQAEDFLRAADTAMHYARMQNQKNCTVFFNPEMQMAVLNRLQLESDLELGLENQEFRVYYQPIYSLDNQHLAGFEALVRWQHPSRGLIPPAEFIPLTEETGLIIPLGEWVLREACRQFSRWYKEFPEQFPLILSVNLSGLQILNSDFTSLIDNIIQSNLLEGFTLKLEITESILMENPEIVTQYMSQFQSRKIRLAIDDFGTGYSCLSYLQSLPLDTLKIDRSFISNLNLNPKSLDIIKTLITLAHSLNLDVIAEGVETEEQIAILKNLGCEYAQGYYFSPPVDANCIFQLFQKKKVY; encoded by the coding sequence ATGCCTCAAACCCCAGCTTATATTTTAGTGATTGATGATGAACCGGAGTTACAACGGTTGATAGAAAGACGATTAAAACATCAAATTGAAATTGGAGAATTCCAGTTTTTGTTTACGACCAGTGGTATTGATGCTTTGGATATTTTGCGTTCAACTCCCCATATTTCTATGGTTTTAACCGACTTAAATATGCCAGGGATGGACGGATGGGCATTGCTTGAACAAATTCCTAAAATTGATCCACTCCTTAAAGCCGTTGTTGTCTCGGCTTATGGCGATATTCAAAATATTAGAACGGCCATGAATCGAGGAGCTTTTGATTTTTTAACCAAACCCATTAACTTTCAAGATTTAATTTTAACAATCCGCAAAACGATTGATATTGTCACTAAAAGTCGCCTGCAAAAAGAACAACTAGAAGCTGCTGTTGAAAATTTACAATATTTGGCTCTTTATGATAAACTTACTGGGCTACCGAATCAAAATCATGTTTTAGAATGTATTCGAGTCGCCATTGATCAACAGTTAGATTTTGCCGTGTTTTATCTAGCCTTAGATCGATTTAAAGTCATTCGATATGGTTATGGAAAGACTTTGGCTGAAGAGTTTTTAATTCAAGAAGTTGAACGGATAAAATCTTGTCTTGAAACTGCTGATGTATTAGCTCGAATTTGGAAAGATGAATTTGTTTTGTTTTTACCGGGTATTAAATCAGAAATGATTGCCTTAGAAAAAGCAAATCAAATTCATAAAGCTTTGAAATTATCTCTAGGAGGACACCGAATTATTGCATCAGGAAATACCAGCATTGGGATTGCATTATCCAGTTTTCCCTCTGAACAAGCAGAAGATTTTTTAAGGGCAGCAGATACAGCGATGCACTATGCTAGAATGCAGAATCAAAAAAATTGTACGGTCTTTTTTAATCCTGAAATGCAGATGGCAGTTTTAAATCGATTGCAGTTAGAATCGGATTTAGAATTAGGGTTAGAAAATCAGGAATTTCGGGTTTATTATCAACCAATTTACAGCTTAGACAATCAACATTTAGCAGGGTTTGAAGCCTTAGTTCGTTGGCAGCATCCGAGTCGAGGCTTAATTCCTCCTGCGGAATTTATTCCTTTGACAGAAGAAACTGGACTGATTATTCCCTTGGGAGAATGGGTACTTCGAGAGGCTTGTCGTCAATTTAGTCGCTGGTACAAGGAATTTCCAGAGCAATTTCCTTTAATACTCAGTGTTAATTTATCCGGTTTACAAATCTTGAATTCCGATTTTACTAGCTTAATTGATAATATTATTCAATCTAATCTCTTGGAAGGATTCACTTTAAAACTAGAAATTACGGAAAGCATTTTAATGGAAAATCCTGAAATTGTAACCCAATACATGAGTCAATTTCAATCTCGAAAAATTCGATTAGCAATTGATGATTTTGGAACCGGTTACTCTTGTTTATCTTACTTACAATCTCTTCCTTTAGATACATTAAAAATTGATCGTTCTTTTATCTCAAACCTTAACTTAAATCCCAAAAGCTTAGATATTATAAAAACCTTAATTACCTTGGCTCATAGTTTAAATTTGGATGTGATTGCAGAAGGAGTAGAAACAGAAGAACAAATTGCTATTTTAAAGAATTTAGGCTGTGAATATGCACAAGGGTATTATTTTTCACCGCCTGTTGATGCCAACTGTATTTTTCAGCTTTTCCAGAAAAAAAAAGTTTATTAA
- a CDS encoding sugar kinase produces the protein MGKQGLFVGLITLDFIYSVNTYPHKNQKIVASNYSVVAGGPATNAAVTFNSLGNQSTLLGVLGSHPLTQLIRADLQHYNVNIVDLDPTRLEAPPVSSIIVTPETGDRMVVSINATKSQVSNFSNLPDFLDNIDIILIDGHQIPMSQIIIQQAKTQKIPIILDGGSWKPGLETILPHITYAICSNAFYPPNCQTSEDVFNYLKALNIPYIAITQGEKPIQYATLKAGNGKISVPTIQAIDTLGAGDIFHGAFCHFILSQNFTTALAESAQIAAQSCQHFGTRQWIQFLE, from the coding sequence ATGGGTAAACAAGGCTTATTTGTGGGATTAATCACCCTTGATTTCATTTATTCGGTTAACACTTATCCCCATAAAAATCAAAAAATTGTGGCTTCAAATTATAGTGTTGTCGCTGGGGGGCCAGCAACCAATGCTGCTGTTACTTTTAACAGTTTGGGGAACCAATCTACCTTACTGGGAGTATTAGGTAGCCATCCTTTAACCCAACTGATTCGAGCCGATTTACAACACTATAATGTTAATATTGTAGACTTAGATCCGACTCGTTTAGAAGCGCCTCCCGTCTCATCAATTATTGTGACTCCTGAAACGGGTGATCGGATGGTTGTTTCTATTAATGCGACAAAATCCCAAGTTTCAAACTTCTCAAATTTACCTGATTTTTTAGATAATATTGATATTATTTTAATCGATGGTCATCAAATCCCCATGAGTCAAATTATCATTCAGCAAGCCAAAACCCAGAAAATCCCTATTATTTTAGATGGAGGCAGTTGGAAACCGGGATTAGAAACAATTTTACCCCATATCACCTATGCCATTTGTTCCAATGCTTTTTATCCGCCTAACTGCCAAACTTCCGAAGATGTTTTTAATTATCTCAAAGCCTTAAATATTCCTTATATTGCCATTACTCAAGGAGAAAAACCGATTCAATATGCTACGCTTAAAGCAGGAAATGGGAAAATCTCGGTTCCCACCATTCAAGCCATTGATACTTTAGGAGCAGGCGATATTTTTCATGGGGCTTTTTGCCATTTTATTCTATCCCAAAACTTTACCACAGCCTTAGCTGAATCCGCCCAAATTGCTGCCCAATCTTGTCAACATTTTGGGACTCGCCAATGGATTCAATTCTTAGAATAG